In Anthonomus grandis grandis chromosome 17, icAntGran1.3, whole genome shotgun sequence, the DNA window tttaattagtttacatttattttttattagtttttatatcaaaatattacttttaggACATCTCATGATACCATAACTGACTACGTTATAGAAGGAAGGAGAATCGTAGATATTCCGAagctttttaaagaaatccaGAATTTATCCAGACTATAGAATTGCACAATTGCAGATATGAACATTTTAACGGAAAATAGAAAAGGcttaaaaagttcaattttactAAAGTGCAAAATGtgcaatttagaaaaatacctCAATCTGTTTACTCAAGATGAGTCTGAAACATGCATGGACATAAATGCCGCAGCAGCCTTAGCAACCATTTCAACGGGTATTGGATTTACTGCCGCGGAAGAATTTATGGCCATACTGGATGTTCCTTTTATGTCTCCAAATACAGATCAGCAGCACTATGAGTTTGTGGGAGAAAAGATAAGGGAAACGGCTTGGAAAGCAATGGAGGAAGCCGCACAAGAAGAGAGTTTATTGGCCAAAGAATCAGGAGAAGTAGACCAATATAATCGCCCCTGTATCACTGCTGTGGCTGATGGTGCTTGGAGCAAAAGGTCTTATAATGTTAATTATGATGCTGCTTCAGGATTTGTAAGTTTATTATGATTTagttaaatacttaattttgtttgattttttttgtattttaggcTTGTGTAATTGGACAGAGGACCGGAAAACTTTTTCTTGGAATCCGAAATAAATACTGCAGCTTTTGTGCATACGCCAGTGCCAAAAACATGGAAGTCATTCCAGATCATACATGTTATAAGAACTGGTCAAATACATCCATAAGTATGGAATCCGAGATAATTGTGGAAGGATTTCGAAAAAGTATTGacatgtataatattatttataaaagactTGTTGGAGATGGTGACAGTAGCGTCTATAAAAAACTGATCGAGGCTCGCCCATATGAAAATTTACATGTGGAGAAAATTGAGTGCAGGAATCATTTATTGAGAAATTTTTGCTCCAAATTGCGTGAAATATCTAGTAAGTTTATTTACGAATAACAACCGGAAATTATCGACCCGCGATATAGTAGAGGACTGGAAATAAGAAATCCATCGCGAAAATaccaacattttaattttaaaataggtatattaatagatttttgtaaatataaaactgtacttttttaaataaaatttaaaatataagtaggtatataattgttttttcaataagatTAGGGTAAAATCTATAACagttcaaaaaatatgtatagaaaaaacaattatacatagattttgtataaaaaatatataattttttaaaaatgccttttaaaaaCTCCCCCGTACATCATTAACAAAAAGTATCgcaaaaagtttaataataattgtagcaaaaaaaaattatatgaaataggATCGAGCACCccatttcaaagaaaaattttgcCAATAATCGACAATCGTAATGTCTGATTATTCAAGTTTCATAATTCCCCGCGCCATGCTGTGCCATCCTCACCAGATCTATATGACACGCGAGAACCTATCGGTTTGGTCGCCGCTTCATCCTTCCGCTGAGTGTTGCCGTATGTTGGGTGAGCCGAAAAATcgcctatattttaaaatccgaGTTGGTCACGTGCTGATGGATGCTCTTAATGGTATATTGGTAATGAAGTTGGTATGGAAGGTAATGAAGTTAATAACGCTAACGTTTGACATGTGATCTGTCAtgaacttatataaaaattcgTGCCTCGTACAGTGCCGTGAACTTTCTTCGCTCATAAAGAATGAAatcatattatataattatcgtagtttaaaaattaaggaaagtaccttaatttaaaaaaactttaaatgtatACTTTCTGGAAGGCTTTTCTCTAAGGAGTAGGTCGCGAAACTAGTTGTcagtaaatagaaattttgaaaCATCAATACCATTTTTTTCTATACCTCTTACCGATCCATTCCAGTTAagttgtttaaaacatttacctgTAGAGCTTCTCTTCCTCTCTCTTAGATAactaattttctataataaaaaaaataaactttttataatttaaataaaattataaaaaggaaaatctcTAGTCTGTAAAAGGTCTGCACAAAATCCTAGAACATATTCCTGCAAAATAAGATGACTTAAAGCAACTTATCTTAGTCCAAAGTTGCTTCGTTTCTTAGTTATAGggtgttaaatttaaagaataaaaatcgattttacttatttttttcttacattttgcGACATAccactttgaaaattggtaccTAGGAGTTTTTTGGTATGAGAAACTCCTTGGATGGTATGAAAACTTCTTGGATGGAGATGgagggatttttttttaggtcttGTATGTATTTGtagaaaagtaataataaacaaatatttttattgtaaagaatTTTCGTTATCACCCATATGCTCGGaagaaaaaaagcattttttgattCGGTACGAGAAGTGTCTCATTGAGAATTTgcttaatttgaaaataaatgacGTGTTTTAAGTttgttagtaaaaattaaatttctaatttattaaaatggctGAAAGAAAGTTTTGCAGAAATGACGGATATGTTATTAGTTTTTGGGTACCCTGAACGAAATGGCCGGGCAAGGTATATGGGCAAAGATTTCCAAATAAACCAAACAATCCACTAAAgaaactaattttcaaaatgagtTTAGGGTCAATGTGTGGTTGGGAATCATTGGTAATTATATAAAATGGGTCCTGTAATTTTGGCTAACTGAATTATTTagaacatttacaaaatatgttgccagatttattagaaaaattttacatcaCAACTTCGGCAAAATATGTGGTTTATGCATTATGG includes these proteins:
- the LOC126746378 gene encoding uncharacterized protein LOC126746378, with protein sequence MNILTENRKGLKSSILLKCKMCNLEKYLNLFTQDESETCMDINAAAALATISTGIGFTAAEEFMAILDVPFMSPNTDQQHYEFVGEKIRETAWKAMEEAAQEESLLAKESGEVDQYNRPCITAVADGAWSKRSYNVNYDAASGFACVIGQRTGKLFLGIRNKYCSFCAYASAKNMEVIPDHTCYKNWSNTSISMESEIIVEGFRKSIDMYNIIYKRLVGDGDSSVYKKLIEARPYENLHVEKIECRNHLLRNFCSKLREISSKFIYE